gtttcccacaactgtaaaatggagacagtccatttcttcttctgtggGCTGTTGTTGACGCTTAGGTGAGTCAAATATTTGCACAGCTCCTGACATCTGACAATTGGGTTTTGCATGCCAcatattttcctgtttctgccCAGAGAGGAAAGGGTCTGGCTGTGACCTTTAACCTCTGCTCTCCGCCCCATAGTAAACTGAGTGCTTGTGGGGCACAGTTTGTCCCTGGGCAGGTCGCTGACTCAGCTCGGGATACCCCCTCCCCTTGTCCAGCTCCCTAAACCGGTCGGGGCCCTTCCAAAGGGCTTATTAGAGGGGAGGGCCCCGTCTTCATTCCTATCTTCCTTTGAGGATTTCCTGGGTCTTGGCCTTAGGGAGGCTGCTGTACACGGGTGGCCAAGACGCCCGGCCCTCCAGGGGCACAGGGATGGGGGCGCGGGAGGCTGAGTGGGAGGTCTGGGCGCTGGGCTCTCGCTGGGTGGGGCCAGAGGGGCCGGGATGGCCGGGTGCCTGGGCTGCGGGCGGGGCAGGCTGCtggctccctcctccctggagAGCTGTCGGACCTGTTGTGCCCCCTCCACTTCCGGGCTGCTGGGGAGGGGGACGGGGCGGCCTctctatcctccctcctcccagccaccTGTTTCGCGGCAGAAGCCGCCGTGCCCAGCGCAGAGACGGGAGGAGGCTGGCGACCTCCGGGGATCTCCTCCCAGGGAGGAACGGGGGCGTCGGGGCCCCAGGTGCATCCGGAGAGGGAGTCGCTGCGAGCCCCGAGGTCTGGATTCCAGGGTGAGGAGCCTTGGACGCTGCTATCCTGCAGGGGGATCGGGACCGAACTGCAGAGCTTCGGGGAGGAGGGCCCGGCTCGTCCCGGGGGGCTGGAGGAGATGGGGTCTCTTGGAGGCAATCCGGGCAAGTGAGGAGGGCTGCTGGGAGGGAGGGTTCCGGGATGACACCTGGAGCAAAGGGAATGAATGCTCAGTGTGCGACTCCCCAGCGCCGGGCGAATTGGGACTCCGGACACAAAATTCTCTTCCCAAttccaggtgtgtgtgtcaccctCCCGAGCCGTCCTGCCTAGCCCCAGTCCCGAGCGGGTCCCCAGGAAGCTTCAGGCCACGCCCTCCGAGTGTGCAGAGCTCGTCTCTGAACTTTTGGGCTCCGCCCCTGGGCACGCTCACTGGGGTCTAGACCACGCCCCGGGGCCCTGGCCACGCCCACCCCGCAGGACTCCGCAGCAGCCATGGGGACACCCAGCACCCCGGAGGAGGGGTCCTCGTCGCCGCAGGTTCCGGAATGCACCGCCCAGGTCCAGCCTCAAGGGGCCATGCAGCCTCAGGGGCACCCCGAGGAGCCCCAAGAGCCCAAGGAGCCCCAGGTCCCCGCGGAGCTTCCGAGCTGCCAAGGAGCTGAGCGGCAGgccgaggaagaggaagaagtgggagAAGGTAGCAGCACTGAGAGCTGCCGAGAAGAGGTGAGGGGTCGCTGCGGGGGGCCCAGACGGACAGACACCCAAGCAGGGGGCCGGCCAGACGCAGAAGGACAGATGGGGAGAGACCCAGAGTTAAGGAGAGAGAACCCAGAGACGGGCAGAAACACCCAGAGTCAAACAAGTTGGGTTTGAAGCCAGGGAGACCcagatagaaacagagagactGGGTGAGACAGAAACACACGGAGTGAGACAAAGACccgaaagagagacagacacggGGAAGACACACAGatccagcaacagagaaacaaaaggaagaaatgccGAGATGGAAAAAAGAGACGAAGTCAGAGAGAAACGGGAAAGAGAGGGATCTAGGCACTCTGAGAAAATGATGCCCAGGGATTGGGACTCAGGGGCAGGTGAGCTCATCGGGtacaaaggcacttgctgccaagtctgatgacccgagttcgatccctggacCCACATGATGTAAAGGCAAGATGCCTCTGACCTCCGCTGGCActcgcgggggtggggggtgggggagagaacacAGTTTAGCGTTGTAGCTTGCTTCCTGGCTTTGTACCCGTCCTGAACCtggcgccccccacccccccacctttACGCTCTTCCATTCAGACCGAAATGGGAGTAGTTGAATTAGGCAGCTCGTGACCCCCAGAGGCGCAACTGGGGTGGGGACCAGACCTGTTTGGtgactgtatatgtgtgtgtgtggggggggggacgggacggaCTTCTCTCCTCTCGTTCACACCCTCTCTAATTTCAGCCCGAGGCTACGCCTGCCGTGCAGATTCCAGCCACACCTTCCCCATGCCTGGCTCCTAGGGAAGGGATGCGAGGGGCCGCGCGGCGGCTGCGAGGACAGCAGCTGGAGGCATTGACCCGCGTGGCCCTGATGGAGCAGCGGGTGAAGGAGTTACAGCGTCAGAAGAAGGAACTGAGGATCGAGGTGAGGATGGGGAGCCCCTGGGAAACGAAGCTGGAACCTGCAAGGCCACTCTAAGCCATAGTATCTCTCTGATGAGCAGGTGTTCCAGGCCGGGGGCCTCTTGCTTTTATTTTGCAGATGGAAGTGGAGGTGGCCTTGCTCCGGGGTGAACTGGCTGGGGAGCGGGTGGCCGCTAGGCGTGAGGAGGAGCAGCTGAAGGAGCTGCTGGACCAGCAGGTGGAGTCCCAGCCAAGCAGCCAAGAGCTGCAGGAACAGGTTGGTTTGACCAGCGACaccatcattttcctttcttcctggctGGACCATCCTGGGATCTGGCCTAATGGTGGCCCCTGTTCTTCAGACAGAGAACTTGCTCTCCTCCTCTTTCCGGGGGCCTGACTTGGATGCCGAAGTCTCTTTCTTGGCTGGCCCTCCGTTTCACACTTTTAATAGAGTACTGGGAAACATTTCAAACCCTCAAAAACTGAATATTCAGCTGGGCAGGTGTCTTGTGCTCCCCAGCTTCATCAGTGAttcatttaatattcttctttcATCTTTCCCAATTTCTTCCTCACCCCATTATCCCTGGATCCATACTAAGATTCAAAACCAGTGCAAATGTCCTAGGCTGAGTCACACCGCAGCCTTTCACTGGGGACTCTCAGCCCCTTCATTGGGGgagtctaggcaggggctctaccactgaaccacacctccagcccctcactgggggattctaagcaggggctctaccactgagccacaccccagcccctcactggggaattctaggcaggggctctaccactgagccacatcccagcccctcactgggggattctaggcaggggctctaccactgagccacaccccagcccctcactgggggattctaggcaggggctctaccactgagccacaccccagcccctcactgagggattctaggtaGAGGCAAAGTGATCTATCCCTGATCCACATCCCTAGCCTGTCGCAAGTTTTAAATGCTCATCACAGAAGTCATATTGCCTGTACATACAGTTAGCAGGTACCACTGCAAAATGagaacttctgtgtgtgtgtgtgtgtgtgtgtgtgtgtgtgtgtgtgtgtgtgatgtatgtagaTGATCTCAGAAGctggaagaggatgttggatcctctgaagctggagttacaggctgtcaCACCTGTAACACAAGTGCTAGAAACAAActcgggttctctgcaagagcagtgcttgctcttaactgctgagccatctctccagcaccattcatgctttctttttctttttcttttaagatagtatctcagatagcctaggctggctttgaactcactatgtagcttaggatGACCTCAAACCCTGatttttctgcttccacctcccacgTCCTGGGATTTCAGGTACACAGCACTAGGGCCCAGCTGAATTATGCATTGTCATTATAGCAACACCAGCTGgtgctctctgtctcccccccccttcctcctcctctgcctcctcctgttcTCCACCTCACCCAGGGTCTATAGCCCAGTCTGGCACTGAACTTGTTTTGTATTTGAGGTTGACTCTGAATTCTGGATCCCTTTGCCTTCACCTCTCAAGTCCTACACCATGACTCCTGACAAAAATCCGAGTCCTCTGTCAGTAGCCAGGATGTGGCTGACCATGTGCCGTTGGGGACAGTCAGTGTCCCTCCGATCTCTGTGAGCATGTGGTCACTTGGCTGTAGAGGTGTGGTCAGATTTGGATGTGCTTTATGCCTTCCCGCTGAGTCTGAGGGACGTCAGCTCTGGGTGTGTGGACCTCAGTGAGTCACGCTGATCTTAAGACTCTTATCTGAAGATGTGAACATCCCTCCAGGTCATGGCTTGGCTGGGTCTAAAAAGTCAACACTGCAGCCTTGTTGACATTGTTAGCTGTGGCTGTCCGTATGCTCAGGATCTGCGTCCTGCTCTTACAGTCCAAGAGCCCTGTCACCCGGAGCCCTGATTTCACTCCTGAGGTCTGGGTCTGTTTGTCTAGGATTCTGGGTTCTAAGTATTTCTTTTCTTAGACACAGAAATCTGAGTACTGAGCTtttcctccctcagacccagggaccTCAGACCCTTAACTAACAAATCCAGAGCCATCCTGAGAAACCCTCATCTCCACACTGTGATCTTGGTGTCCTTTCTATCACCAGATcatgcccctgccccctgcactgcatgcccctgcccctgccccctgcactgcatgcccctgccccctgcactgcatgcccctgccccctgcactgcatgcccctgccccctgcactgcatgcccctgcccctgccccctgcaccgcatgcccctgccccctgcaccgcatgcccctgccccctgcaccgcatgcccctgccccctgcactgcatgcccctgccctgccccctgcactgcatgcccctgtccctgccccctgcactgcatgcccctgccccctgcaccgcatgcccctgccccctgcactgcatgcccctgccccctgcactgcatgcccctgccccctgcactgTATGCCCCTGCCCCTGCACTGCATGCCCCTGTCCCTGCCCCCTGCACTgcatgcccctgccccctgcactgcatgcccctgcccctgcccctgccccctgcactgcttgcccctgccccctgcactgcttgcccctgccccctgcactgcatgcccctgccccctgcactgcatgcccctgccccctgcactgcttgcccctgcccctgccccctgcccctgccccctgcactgcatgcccctgccccctgcactgcttgcccctgcccctgccccctgcccctgcaCTGCCCCCTGCACTgcttgcccctgcccctgccccctgcccctgcaCTGCCCCCTGCACTGcttgcccctgccccctgcactgcttgcccctgcccctgccccctgcccctgcaCTGCCCCCTGCACTGcttgcccctgccccctgcactgCATGCCCCTGCCCCTGGGACAACAGTCGCCATGCTCCCTCCatccaccctcctcctcttttccatcCCCAGGCTTGGCGCCTGGTTACCCTTCATTGCTGGAAGTCCTTCTCAACATGGAGGTCTGCTCCAGTCTTTCCACGGCTCCACATAACCCCCATGATAAAGTCGGACCGGACCAAACATGAATTGTACATACTCCATTCTCCACGTCACTGCCCTGCTCAGCCCTTCTCTTCCCACAGCCGCATCCTCTCATACATAGGATTTGCCTCCAAAACGTTTGGACTTTTCCATGCCTGTGCCAAAAAGTTTCTTGTAGTTCCTTGTATCTCATTAGCTTTAAATATTGCCTGGTTTCTGCTCACTGTAGAGGGCATCAGAAGTAACTCTGGGACTGGGGATGTAGATCAGTGATAGatcccctgcctagaatcccccagtgaggggctgggggtgtggctcagtggtagagcccctgcctagaatcccgcagggaagggatgggggtgtggctcagtggtagagcccctgcctagaatcccgcagggaagggatgggggtgtggctcagtggtagagcccctgcctagaatcccgcagggaagggatgggggtgtggctcagtggtagagcccctgcctagaatcccgcagggaagggatgggggtgtggctcagtggtagagcctctgcttagaatcccccagtgaggggctggggtgtgactcagtggtagagcccctgcctagaatcccccagtgaggggctgggggtgtggctcagtggtggagcccctgcctagaatcccccagtgaggggctggggtgtggctcagtgatagagcccctgcctagaatcccccagtgaggggctgggggtgtggctcagtggtagagcccctgcctagaatcccccagtgaggggctggggtgtggctcagtggtagagcccctgcctagaatcccccagtgaggggctgggggtgtggctcagtggtagagcccctgcctagaatcccccagtgaggggctggggtgtgcagCACTGCTGTATCATATATAAGATTgaatccaaaataaataataaattaagcaAAAAGAGAgtaggaaaagaaatggaatccATGTTGCAAGTTCCAGTGGGTGCGCATCTCAGTGCCCTCACAGTTCCCAGTTGTAACAGCTTTGTCTCTGGGAGAGCACCGGACCCAGGGCTCATCTGCCTTGGCTCTCCATTTTCACACAGCAGGGCTGTGTTTTTATACTCATGCCTTTATttgttcttctccctccctccctccctccctccctccctccctccctccctccctccctcccccctcttcctcctcccctccctcttcctccctccctcccccctcttcctcctccccttcctccctccctccctccctccctccctcccccctcttcctcctttcctccccccctccctctctcccccccctccttgGGTAGGGTCTGGCTCTATgccccaggctagctttgaacttgccattctcctgcctccatctattGAGTGCTAGGATCGtgggcatttgccaccatgcctggctgtcacTTGTTTCTTacactgtttccatggtgattcagGGCTATAAAGCAGACATGGGGGTCCTTCCATGAGGAGCGGACACACCCCACCAGGGCCGGAGTCCTGGTTGTCTGTGTCCTTGCTTGAGTCCAGGCCCATAGCCTGCGTGTTCcttcaggagcagaggcagctgaGCCAGGAGCGGGATCATGTGGAGAGTCTTCGCCAGAGACTTAGGGAGGCCCAAGGACAGCTTGATCTGCAGCCGGAGGACCAGAGAGAAAGGCTTTTGCAGCGGGTACAGGAGGTGAGGGCTCTTTGGACCTCCTCAGAAACTGGGTTCCATACCTGTCTTCCTTCCACTAGCAGCCAAGAGCCCTGGCTCGGGCCTCTTCCCTCAGGTCCAGGAGTCGAGAGCCTAGCCTCCTCCTTCATACATGGGGTTCTAGGCTCCATTTCTCCTCCCTCAGATGGGAGGCTCTAGGCCCCAAACCTCCTCCCTCAGTCTAGGAGTCCAggctctccccctcctccctcagatgTGGGGTTCTAGGCCGCAGCCTCCTCCCTCTGACCCAGTGTCCTGACCCCCGTCTTCTCCCTCAGATCTAGGGGCCTGGGTCAAGCCCACCAGCTCCCTCCTTCCCCGGGTCTAGGGATCCTGCCTCCAGCCCTTGTGTCCCCACCCTCAGATCAGAGAGCAGCTGGATGCTGCCCAACGCGCCTACGAGGACCTGGAGTTCCAGCAGCTGGAGCGCGAGAGCCGCGCGGATGAGGAGCGGGACAGCCCCGAGGTCCGAGCCCCAGACTCCAAGGTCCGGGAACTTCAGGCCAGCGTGGCTCAGCACAGGGTGAGTCCCCTGGACCTGCCctgcctcctccatccttccctttgCCCATTCCCGTGACCGTCCTGGGACCCTCGCTGTGTGTCAGACTCCGAGGCACGCgctgttcctttttctctcactgaacccgaagACCGTGAAAGCCAAGGTGCTCACgttatctttcttcttcccacgTTGTTCATAAAGGGGAGAGCAGGGAGTTGTTTTCACATTtaaatccattcatttatttatgtgtgtgttagaGCATGCATGCCACCAGACTAGTGGAAGTCAGAGAGCGGGGGAACATTCTCAccttccgccatgtgggtccACGGGTTCAAAGTCAGATcgtgaggcttggcagcaagcacctttagctCCTGAGCCGTCTCGCTGGCCCCAACCACTCATTCATTCTGGCAGCTTTACGTTTAAAGTTCGGCCTTGCGCTGTGCGGAAGCGAGGCGAGCTTGACTGTACAGTTCAGCTTCCCACCCTTTGTAAAAAGTTCCACACCTCCTCTGGAAGATGGctgtctcctttttctcttttcttctccttggtTTCTGTCTGCGGGCGGCCAGGCTGCCTGGAACCAGCTAGGTAGCCAAGAATGATGACTTTAAAcgtgcaatcctcctgcctctacctcccgagtgctgggcctgcaggtgtgaaccaccacacccagtttatgcagcaCCAAGGGTGACACCCAGGACTTCAAGcctgccaggcaagcgctctgccaactgagccacacctccactCCCGCTGGTTCGCTTGgctttgagacggggtctcactctagccaaggctggcctaggactcgctatgtagtccaggctggcctcatattcgAGGCCCTTCgcctgcctcagactcttgagTGTTGTAATTATAGGCATGGTTCCTTTTTCtctgtttaagatttatttttatttatttattttaactgtatgtgtgaatgtgtgtgtatgagtgtgagagacgtgtgtgtgtgtgtgtgtgtgtgtgtgtgtgtgtgtgtgtgagtctgtgtgcaagtgtgtgcatgtgctggtaggagcccatggaggccaggagagtgtTGGGacacttggaactggagttagaggcagttgtggaCGAcgcctgctgtgggtgctggggattgaactgagggtcctctgcaagatcagtacAGACTCTGAACCCCCGAGCCAGTCTCTCTGCTCTCCATGAGTTTCTGTGTCTCCCTTGGGATCTGCCCTGCATTATTCCCCGCCACCAACCCCAGATGTCTTCTGGGTCTTCACCTCCAAAACAGAAAGAGGGTTCAAGAAGCTTAATGTCAGCGCTTTCTCCCCAGTTCCTGAGGTATATGAGGGGGTGCGGAAAAGCCGGGCGCTATGGGAGGGTGGCCTGGGAACCCAAGGCAGGCAGCCACCTGAATGACCAGATTGGGGATCCCTTGCAGCGCCGCATCCAGGTTTTGGAGGAACAGCTCAAGTCGCTGGGGGAGCAGATGGCGGCTGAGAGCTGGGGGctgagcaggaagaaagaagaggcagtTCAGGCCCTCACACAGGTGAGTTTCCACGGAgacctgtctccaccctccctgTCCCGGCTCCCTGCACCCCGGTAGTTCCCAGCATCAGAAGATCTATGGGTGTGGCCTGTGTTGTGAGGTGAGGTCCATGATACCCTTTCCTAGGAACGGAGCCGCCTGTTTGAGCTCAATCGCCTTCAGGGAACATGTGGTGGGGACTTCTCTGAGCCTGACCAAGCGCTCACCAAGGTAGGGGATTTTCTGTACCTGCTGGTCCTCCTCCTGGGGAGCCTGGATCCCAGCCTCTTATAACCACAGGAACCAGGAGTATGAGCTTCTggcccctcctccctcagatccagggatccaggcccagccctcctccctcagacccagggctccaggcccagccctctTCCCTCGGACCAggggtccaggcccagccctcctccctcagacacaggggtccaggcccagccctcctccctcagatccagggctccaggcccagccctcctccctcagaccaggggtccaggcccagccctcctccctcagacccagggatccaggcccagccctcctccctcagacccagggatccaggcccagccctcctccctcagacccagggtccaggcCCAGCTCTTCTCCCTCAGGCCAGGGGTCCAggctccagccctcctccctcagacctcaGAACCAGGAGTCAAGGCCCTAGCTATTCTCTCTCTGAAAACTCAAGGACTGAAGCCCCAGCTTTCTTCCATGAGACCCAGGGGTCAAGGCTGCAAAGAACTGGCACTCTATGCCTGTAGCCCTGGCTTTTGCTGGGAGACTGGGCAGTGAGGACTGTCTTCTGGCTCTCTTATGATCAGGGCTTTGCTTTTCCATCTGAGAAGTGGACTGGTGCTGGCAGCCTGAAGCCAGACCATCTGTGAACTGGGAGTGCCTCCTAGGTCCTTATTTCTTGTGGGTGGTTGTgtgttacagatagttgtgagcctccatatgggtactgggaattgaacccaggtcctctgcaagaacagccagtgctcttaagagctgagccatctctccagcacacacacacacacacacacacacacacacacacacacacacgcacacgcacgcgcacgcacacgcacccTGTCTTTGCACAAACACCctgtctttacacacacacacacacacaacacacccctgtctttacacacacacacacacacacatacacacatgcacacacgcacccTGTCTTTGCACCCCCCcgtctttatacacacacacacacacaaacacacacacacacacacacacacacacacacgcacgcacacacacacgcacacccctgtctttacacacacacacacacacacacacacacacaccctgtctttGCACCCCCCctgtctttacacacacacacacacaaacacacacacacacacacgcacacacacacgcacacgcaccctgtctttgcacacacacacccctgtctttacacacacacgcatacgcacACGCACCCTGTCTTCCTGTAACCACTCCCCCCGCCCCTTCCCAGCTGCTGTTCACACAGAAGACAGACCGTCAGCTGCTGGTTCTGCAGGACCCTGCTGCGCATGCTGCCTCCACATCTTCGTGCCTCTTCTCCGTCCACAGCTCCCTACAGGTGCTGTTTGTCTCGGTGTGctccctggggagggagggaaccgCCATGGGTGCTCTCTGCCTAGGGACGGGGCGATGGGAGATGGGAAACCTGGCATgggatatttattattattgttattttgcacAGCACCCCCTTCTCTATGCGAGATGGGAGCCCGTAACCCAAGAGAGACATTTAAAAGTGGCCAACAGGCTACGTTGGTGAGGTCCTCTCTGTGTGCTCCTGGACGAGCACTTAATTACTTATTCATTAATtacctgtgtgtgtctatgtgccacatgcatgcctgatgtcttccgaggccagaagagggcatcagatcttctagaAATGGAGTCaccgatggttgtgagctgccctgtgggtgctgggaatcgaacccgggtcctctgggagaacagccagtgcccttaactgctgagtcgtctctccagccctgctgaccactttaaaaaatgtttatcctCCATTTGTTTTCTGCCTTTTGAGAACTGTGTACTCAGCTCATTGGCCCAATCTTGTTTGGCAGTCTTGGAGttgtgtgggctgtgtgtgtgtgtttaaattttgCAGTTTTTGTGAGTGCTCTGGAATCTAGATCCCGGCTCCATCTGAAGTACTGCTGGAGTCACACCCACGGCTGTACACTGGCTTTTTAATTCCCTGAAATCCCTTCTCTTGGAGCTATTTCCTGTACTTGGAGTCCTCTTCAGAAAGATCCTGCCTGTCTCGAGTGTTTTCCTTTAGCAGTTCTAGAGCCTCAGGTTGTATTTTACGCGCGTGAGTGTTTTGGCCGCACGTTATGTGTGtctgcagtacccatggaggccagaagagggcaacgcatacctctggaactggagtcacagccGGTTGTGAGCCGCTATATGGgcgctgagaactgaacctgggtcctccggaagagcagctggtgctcttaactgcccagccctctccccagccctttattcgtgagggtctcactgtgtagctcaggctggcatccTGTGTGCACATCCTCCCACACACTGGAACCATCTTTCATGTGCCTTTGGTGGTGCATGGTAATCGCAGGGATCCGAGGAAGGGGGaggttccaagctagcctgggctgcatagtgagatgctgtctccaaataataaaaatgaagccaAGGGAGGTGATGGACACATaaatcagcacttgggaagtagaggca
The nucleotide sequence above comes from Peromyscus maniculatus bairdii isolate BWxNUB_F1_BW_parent chromosome 1, HU_Pman_BW_mat_3.1, whole genome shotgun sequence. Encoded proteins:
- the Phldb3 gene encoding pleckstrin homology-like domain family B member 3 isoform X1, with amino-acid sequence MGTPSTPEEGSSSPQVPECTAQVQPQGAMQPQGHPEEPQEPKEPQVPAELPSCQGAERQAEEEEEVGEGSSTESCREEPEATPAVQIPATPSPCLAPREGMRGAARRLRGQQLEALTRVALMEQRVKELQRQKKELRIEMEVEVALLRGELAGERVAARREEEQLKELLDQQVESQPSSQELQEQEQRQLSQERDHVESLRQRLREAQGQLDLQPEDQRERLLQRVQEIREQLDAAQRAYEDLEFQQLERESRADEERDSPEVRAPDSKVRELQASVAQHRRRIQVLEEQLKSLGEQMAAESWGLSRKKEEAVQALTQERSRLFELNRLQGTCGGDFSEPDQALTKLLFTQKTDRQLLVLQDPAAHAASTSSCLFSVHSSLQGSIGLQRTGSLPRRRGDRASQRGSPRPLSLHCTGPLEASALAQAVGTPGRHPLYQLLNCGSGNRHSALHPDIAHMERLLQQAVAERERLLKAREGMRRSPEGSTGPSVPAIMAPPPPPPPPRPPGPRVLDLPQHLERWGHNPESCPHLRVSGGCCRGPLVKMGGRIKTWRKRWFCFDRQARRLAYYADKEETKLKGVIYFQAIEEVYYDHLRCAFKSPSPRLTFCVKTYERLFYMVAPSPEAMRIWMDVIVTAADENHAP
- the Phldb3 gene encoding pleckstrin homology-like domain family B member 3 isoform X2, which encodes MGTPSTPEEGSSSPQVPECTAQVQPQGAMQPQGHPEEPQEPKEPQVPAELPSCQGAERQAEEEEEVGEGSSTESCREEPEATPAVQIPATPSPCLAPREGMRGAARRLRGQQLEALTRVALMEQRVKELQRQKKELRIEMEVEVALLRGELAGERVAARREEEQLKELLDQQVESQPSSQELQEQIREQLDAAQRAYEDLEFQQLERESRADEERDSPEVRAPDSKVRELQASVAQHRRRIQVLEEQLKSLGEQMAAESWGLSRKKEEAVQALTQERSRLFELNRLQGTCGGDFSEPDQALTKLLFTQKTDRQLLVLQDPAAHAASTSSCLFSVHSSLQGSIGLQRTGSLPRRRGDRASQRGSPRPLSLHCTGPLEASALAQAVGTPGRHPLYQLLNCGSGNRHSALHPDIAHMERLLQQAVAERERLLKAREGMRRSPEGSTGPSVPAIMAPPPPPPPPRPPGPRVLDLPQHLERWGHNPESCPHLRVSGGCCRGPLVKMGGRIKTWRKRWFCFDRQARRLAYYADKEETKLKGVIYFQAIEEVYYDHLRCAFKSPSPRLTFCVKTYERLFYMVAPSPEAMRIWMDVIVTAADENHAP